Part of the Pseudodesulfovibrio hydrargyri genome is shown below.
TCGGCTTCCTGGGGCTGACCCTGGTCATGTCCCTGGCCGGGGCGGGCAGCGTGCCACTGTTCTACTTTCTGGCCGCTGTGGTTTTCTGCGGCATGGTCTACACCCTGTACAAGCTGCCCCAGTCCCTGTTGCGCTACGTCATGCACCTGGCCTTTTCCCAGGGCTACAGGCTGACCGTGTCCGGCCTGAACAACGTCCCGGCCGAGGGCGGGGTACTGCTTCTGGGCAACCATGTCAGTTGGATCGACTGGGCCGTGCTTTCCCTGGCCATGCCGCGCAAGCTGCGTTTCGTCATGGATCGGTCCATCTACGAACGCTGGTACCTGAAGTGGTTTCTCAAGCGCCTCGGCGTGATCCCCATCTCCCCGCGCGGGAGCAAGACCGCCCTGAAGACCATTGCCGAGGCCTTGGAAAACGGCGACTGCGTGGTCCTCTTCCCCGAGGGCGCCATTAGCCGCAACGGCCAGCTGGGCGAGTTCAAGCGCGGCTTCGAGGGCCCGGCCCGCGCCTCGGGCTGCACCATCATTCCCTTCTACCTGCGCGGGCTGTGGGGCAGCGCCTTCTCGTTCGCCACGCCCCGGCTGCGCGAGATGTCCCGCATCCGCAAGACCCGTGACGTCACGGTCTGCTTCGGCCAGCCGCTGCCGTCCGAGGCCTCGGCCCAGGAGGTCAAGCACGGCGTGACCCAGCTGTCCATCGATGCCTGGAAGCGCTACGCCGAGACCTTCGATTCCATCCACGTGTCCTGGCTCAAGACCGCCAAGCGGCGCATGAACCAGCTGGCCGTGGCCGATTCCACCGGGGCCGAACTGACCCATGCCAAGCTCCTGACCACCTGCATGGCCGCCTCCCGCCTGCTCGCGGGGCGGACCCGCTCGGCGCGGAACGTGGGCGTGCTCCTGCCCGCGGGCGCGGCCGGGACCATCGCCAACATGGCCCTGCTCATGCGCGGCAAGACCGTGGTCAACCTCAACTACACCGCCGGTCCCGAGGCCATGCGCAAGGCCGTCGAGCGCGCCGGAATCCGCACAGTGGTCACCTCGGAGCAGTTCCTTGTCCGGCTCAAGGCCAAGGGGTTCGACCTGTCCGCCATCCTGGATTCCGTTGATGTGTTCCCCATGGAGAGCCTGCGCCAAACCATCTCCAAGGCCGGTTTCCTGCGGTCCATGCTCCTGGCCCGCATCCTGCCGGTGAGCCTGCTGCGGCCTCTGTACTTCCGCAAGGTGCCGCTCGATTCCACGGCGGCCATCCTGTTCAGTTCCGGGTCCGAGGGCATGCCCAAGGGCGTCATGCTGACCCACGAGAACATCGTGGGCAACGTCAAGCAGGTGGCCAGCCTGTTCAACGCCAAGGACGACGACGTGTTCCTGGGCGCGCTGCCCCTGTTCCACGCCTTCGGCCTGACGGCCACGACCTTCATGCCGCTCATCGAGGGCATCCCCCTGGCCTGCCATCCCGACCCCACGGACGCCCGCAAGATCGGCATGACGGTCGCCAGGTACAAGGCGACCTTCCTGTGCGCCACGCCCACCTTCCTCGGCCTGTACGCCCGCAACCGCCGCCTGCACCCGCTCATGTTCTCCTCCCTGCGCCTGGTCGTGGCCGGGGCGGAGAAGCTCAACGAGGACATCCGCACCGCGTTCAAGGCCAAGTTCGGCCTGGAGATCTACGAGGGATACGGCACCACCGAAACCACGCCGGTGGCCAGCGTGAACATGCCCGACGTGCTCAACGTCAGCGACTTCACCGTCCAGGTGGGGGCCCGGCCCGGCACCGTGGGGCTGCCCCTGCCCGGCAGCGCGTTTCGCATCGTGGACCCGCGGACCCTGCAAGACCTGCCCGAGGGCGAGGCCGGTCTGATCCTCATCGGCGGGACCCAGATCATGAAGGGGTACCTGGACGACGAGGCCAAGACCGCCGAGGTCATCGTGGAGCAGGGCGGGGCGCGCTGGTACAAGTCCGGCGACAAGGGCCGGATCGACGAGGACGGATTCCTGGTCATCATGGACCGCTACTCTCGCTTCGCCAAGCTCGGCGGCGAGATGGTCAGCCTGACCGCCGTGGAGGAGGCCCTGTTGCGGGTCGCGCCCGAAGGGACCGACGTGGCCGCCGTGGCCATCCCGGACCCCAGGAAGGGCGAGCGCATCGTGGCCCTGGTCAGCGGCATGGACGATCCGTCCGCGCTCAAGGGAGCGTTGCTCGAGGCCGGGACCGACGCCCTGTCCGTGCCCGCGAAGTTCTTTGGCGTGGCGGAAATTCCCAAGCTCGGCACCGGCAAGAAGGACCTGGCCGGGGCCCGCAAGCTGGCCCTGGAGTTCACCGGCGTTTAGCGGGCCGGGGCGGGAGTACGTCGGCTCCGTGCGGACTCGCGGCCCGGGCGTGGGACAAGTCCCGCGTCCGGGGCCGCGCCCGGCGGATGCGCGCATCGCAACGGCGCGGCGGAAGTGGTGGTCGGGGAAACGGCGGGCGGCTAGTCGACGATGCCGAGCATGCGCAGGAACACGGGGTACAGGCGATCCGGGATGTCCCCGGCCTGTTGGGTACCGGTCATGGCCTCGTCGCAGCCGCCGCGGAAGCAGTAGAACATCATCAC
Proteins encoded:
- a CDS encoding acyl-[ACP]--phospholipid O-acyltransferase — its product is MRSLLKIQGFTPYILVVLLNAMTDLGHKIIIQNTVFKSFDGSQQIALTAVVNALILLPFILMFTPSAFISDRFAKNKVIKICAAASIPLTMLIVVCYHAGLFWPAFGLTFLLAAQSAVYSPAKYGYIKEMTGNDRLAQANAAVQAVTIVAILAGAVIFSLFFEHFLAGAAGTPGEILQSIAPCGYILVAGAVLETLVTLTLPEKRPGDAGLTLDRGKYLRGGYLKSNMKLVRKSEVIWLSIIGLAIFWAVNQVLLAAFGAHLKDVAGETNTVIAQGMLSLGGVGIIIGSVMAGKVSRNFIETGTIPLGAIGMTVCLFALPVVESRWILAVLIFVYGIFGGMLIVPLNSLIQFTARAKDMGKVLAGNNFIQNLFMLGFLGLTLVMSLAGAGSVPLFYFLAAVVFCGMVYTLYKLPQSLLRYVMHLAFSQGYRLTVSGLNNVPAEGGVLLLGNHVSWIDWAVLSLAMPRKLRFVMDRSIYERWYLKWFLKRLGVIPISPRGSKTALKTIAEALENGDCVVLFPEGAISRNGQLGEFKRGFEGPARASGCTIIPFYLRGLWGSAFSFATPRLREMSRIRKTRDVTVCFGQPLPSEASAQEVKHGVTQLSIDAWKRYAETFDSIHVSWLKTAKRRMNQLAVADSTGAELTHAKLLTTCMAASRLLAGRTRSARNVGVLLPAGAAGTIANMALLMRGKTVVNLNYTAGPEAMRKAVERAGIRTVVTSEQFLVRLKAKGFDLSAILDSVDVFPMESLRQTISKAGFLRSMLLARILPVSLLRPLYFRKVPLDSTAAILFSSGSEGMPKGVMLTHENIVGNVKQVASLFNAKDDDVFLGALPLFHAFGLTATTFMPLIEGIPLACHPDPTDARKIGMTVARYKATFLCATPTFLGLYARNRRLHPLMFSSLRLVVAGAEKLNEDIRTAFKAKFGLEIYEGYGTTETTPVASVNMPDVLNVSDFTVQVGARPGTVGLPLPGSAFRIVDPRTLQDLPEGEAGLILIGGTQIMKGYLDDEAKTAEVIVEQGGARWYKSGDKGRIDEDGFLVIMDRYSRFAKLGGEMVSLTAVEEALLRVAPEGTDVAAVAIPDPRKGERIVALVSGMDDPSALKGALLEAGTDALSVPAKFFGVAEIPKLGTGKKDLAGARKLALEFTGV